From the genome of Rhizobium binae, one region includes:
- a CDS encoding VCBS domain-containing protein, producing MANHKPVAADVYQPIFNIDKPVDGNILDGSTDADGDPVRLNFVNGQRIPQPATPDGPASTTTIEGKYGTLTVYSDGYYTYELDHSNPVVSALGPGDLLVDQFNFKISDGKGATDFGLLNIAVDLPERGDILVNFEDVGKHDFPTGYKGFDWGAWHDGDDAAIQKEADGNHYLSGGVFWTPIQAADGGTFQIEQFSVANGTSDYDNVLTIEGRLNGDTVFLVSVNVTADSIHDPQVIDLSAYGAIDYLVLDTEPVITETSGPDYYGAQYDNFHFVV from the coding sequence ATGGCAAACCACAAGCCGGTCGCAGCGGACGTATACCAGCCCATTTTCAACATCGACAAGCCGGTTGACGGCAACATCCTTGACGGTTCCACGGATGCCGACGGAGATCCTGTGCGTCTTAACTTCGTGAACGGGCAGCGAATTCCGCAACCGGCCACTCCTGACGGACCGGCCTCGACGACGACAATCGAGGGAAAATACGGCACGCTGACCGTCTATTCCGACGGTTACTACACCTATGAACTCGATCACTCCAATCCGGTGGTATCAGCGCTCGGCCCGGGGGATCTCCTCGTTGACCAGTTCAATTTCAAGATCTCGGACGGTAAAGGCGCCACCGACTTCGGCTTGCTCAATATCGCTGTCGATCTGCCGGAGCGTGGCGATATCCTCGTCAATTTCGAGGATGTCGGCAAACATGATTTCCCCACCGGCTACAAGGGCTTCGATTGGGGCGCTTGGCACGATGGTGACGATGCAGCGATACAAAAGGAAGCCGACGGCAACCATTATCTGTCAGGCGGCGTATTCTGGACACCCATCCAGGCCGCCGATGGCGGCACCTTCCAGATCGAGCAATTCAGCGTGGCAAATGGCACGTCGGACTATGACAACGTTCTGACGATCGAAGGTAGACTGAACGGCGATACGGTGTTCTTGGTTAGCGTCAACGTGACCGCCGACAGCATCCATGACCCGCAAGTAATTGATCTCAGCGCCTATGGCGCGATCGACTATCTCGTGCTCGACACCGAGCCCGTCATCACCGAAACGAGCGGCCCCGACTATTATGGTGCTCAATACGACAATTTCCACTTTGTCGTTTGA
- a CDS encoding Hsp20/alpha crystallin family protein, which produces MADTGTKPPAKTEEKSAAPFERWRPFENLRSEIDRVFNDFSPTFFDRTFSRMPAAFSRSLLAVDVVESAENFEISAELPGVDAKDLDVTLTDGILTIKGEKNEAKEEKEKDYYLSERRYGSFRRSLELPRNIDSEKIDANFSNGVLKIRLPKTSGRQDKDHKIVIKTA; this is translated from the coding sequence ATGGCAGACACAGGAACAAAACCACCGGCGAAGACGGAAGAAAAATCTGCCGCTCCCTTCGAGCGGTGGAGGCCGTTTGAGAACCTCCGTAGCGAGATTGATCGCGTCTTCAACGACTTCAGCCCGACGTTCTTCGACAGAACGTTCAGCAGGATGCCAGCGGCATTCTCCCGCAGTCTTCTTGCGGTCGATGTTGTCGAATCGGCAGAGAACTTCGAGATTTCCGCCGAGCTTCCGGGCGTCGACGCCAAGGATCTCGATGTAACGCTGACCGACGGCATTCTCACGATCAAGGGCGAGAAGAACGAGGCCAAGGAAGAAAAGGAAAAGGACTACTACCTTTCCGAACGCCGCTACGGCTCCTTCCGACGCAGCCTCGAATTGCCGCGCAATATCGACAGCGAAAAGATCGATGCGAACTTCTCCAACGGCGTCCTTAAGATCCGTCTGCCGAAGACGTCTGGGCGCCAGGACAAGGACCACAAGATCGTGATCAAGACGGCCTGA
- a CDS encoding universal stress protein: MTIRTVLSILGVNRFEEDLKSAIDFCGVQVAHLNALVISLGAIPIMGDYNTVSAVWLDERQREIDALSEKVEEIKEILGRSGLSYDVQDVYTEFAFADQDIAERALYADVVLVGRQAARDEQLRKRIIDGALFQTPTPILINRGTRAMNSSSRSVLLAWDSSDEASRAVRQSLDLLKQADAVYVTMVDPMARTDANGEEPGADIAAYLARHGVKVQVDRIASGGRPADEVFRQHAADVAADLIVMGAYNHPRWQQTIFGGVTRNMIEESKLPIFMAH; this comes from the coding sequence ATGACAATCCGGACGGTATTAAGCATCCTTGGCGTCAATCGGTTCGAGGAGGACCTGAAAAGCGCGATCGACTTCTGCGGAGTACAGGTTGCGCATCTGAACGCGCTGGTGATCTCGTTGGGCGCAATTCCGATCATGGGGGACTATAACACCGTTTCCGCCGTCTGGCTCGACGAGCGCCAGCGCGAAATCGACGCGCTTTCCGAGAAGGTCGAAGAGATCAAGGAAATCCTCGGGCGAAGCGGACTTTCCTACGATGTCCAGGACGTCTATACGGAATTCGCTTTCGCAGACCAGGATATTGCCGAAAGGGCGCTTTACGCCGACGTCGTCCTTGTCGGGCGGCAGGCGGCCCGGGACGAGCAGCTGCGCAAACGCATTATCGACGGGGCTCTATTTCAGACACCTACCCCGATCCTCATCAATCGAGGTACGCGGGCGATGAATTCATCATCGCGGTCGGTGCTGCTGGCATGGGATTCAAGTGACGAAGCTTCGCGCGCCGTCCGGCAGTCGCTCGACCTGCTCAAGCAAGCCGACGCAGTCTATGTAACCATGGTGGACCCTATGGCACGCACAGATGCGAACGGGGAGGAGCCGGGGGCCGACATTGCTGCCTATCTTGCCCGTCACGGCGTCAAGGTCCAGGTGGACAGGATTGCCAGCGGCGGACGGCCAGCAGACGAGGTCTTCAGACAGCATGCTGCCGACGTCGCGGCCGACCTGATCGTCATGGGCGCCTACAACCATCCCCGCTGGCAGCAGACGATCTTTGGGGGAGTAACGCGCAACATGATCGAAGAAAGCAAGCTGCCGATCTTCATGGCCCATTGA